In the Wyeomyia smithii strain HCP4-BCI-WySm-NY-G18 chromosome 2, ASM2978416v1, whole genome shotgun sequence genome, one interval contains:
- the LOC129723530 gene encoding zinc finger and BTB domain-containing protein 17-like has translation MEVCRTCGELPADQHQLGQSLQNFSDIYFNLTSIKILPEENPDRLKICDDCHTKLLEYNRFRTICLQVHYKLSVVKEEKESDQLNTETCEPIIETLKVESVELSEAVSLPADDFEDDVIETVEEEQDPQFSSPSENDGSNSEHSDAVKSTKRKKKIKTKKSTKNPARNKEPLIECKLCDKKFRSETRFQGHMRTHQGLKPALCTYCNKDFQKYISLKFHIRQKHSDEQIKFPCDFPGCELVYSSKQSMTKHRKRHDPNFVMPEPKHSVCDQCGKTFSTTGALKKHSYIHTGDMPFECSLCKKRLPTAHKLKEHTMRHEGIKNHVCPYCGQKKTTRHELKVHMNYHTREKQFTCHVCAQVFSNIGNMSRHIKIVHCGIKAYPCTYCDRSFGKAETLKHHVMTHTGEKPHECKVCGKRFIQQVALQTHMKTHRKHGQIVPSSVPVAGQSEVSPATQQQLQQQLQQQQVPMIVSHDQQSSQHSSTDTGSPVCMGGFVH, from the exons ATGGAAGTTTGCCGGACCTGCGGTGAACTGCCAGCCGATCAACATCAGCTTGGCCAGTCATTGCAAAACTTTTCCGATATTTATTTTAACTTAACATCTATTAAG attcTACCGGAAGAAAATCCAGACAGGTTGAAAATTTGTGATGATTGCCATACAAAGTTACTGGAGTACAATCGTTTCCGGACCATTTGCTTACAAGTTCACTACAAACTATCTGTAGTC aaagaagaaaaagaatcAGACCAGCTGAATACAGAAACATGCGAGCCAATTATAGAAACGCTGAAGGTAGAGAGCGTAGAACTATCTGAAGCAGTGTCCCTCCCAGCGGACGACTTTGAAGATGATGTGATAGAGACTGTCGAGGAGGAACAGGATCCGCAATTTAGTTCTCCATCTGAGAACGATGGGTCAAACTCCGAGCATTCAGATGCAGTCAAATCGActaaaaggaagaaaaaaattaaaaccaagAAAAGCACGAAAAATCCTGCTAGAAACAAAGAACCGTTGATTGAGTGCAAACTTTGCGATAAAAAATTCCGATCCGAAACTCGGTTTCAAGGTCATATGCGAACCCACCAGGGTTTGAAGCCTGCCTTGTGCACGTACTGTAACAAAGATTTTCAGAAGTACATTAGTTTAAagtttcacatccgacagaagcATTCGGACGAACAGATTAAGTTCCCGTGTGATTTTCCGGGATGTGAGCTGGTGTACTCGAGTAAGCAGTCAATGACCAAACATCGCAAGCGGCACGATCCTAATTTTGTCATGCCGGAGCCCAAGCACAGCGTGTGTGATCAATGTGGAAAAACATTTTCCACTACTGGTGCACTGAAG AAACACAGTTATATTCATACCGGAGATATGCCATTCGAGTGCAGTTTATGCAAAAAGAGACTTCCTACGGCCCATAAACTTAAAGAGCACACCATGAGACATGAG GGAATCAAAAATCACGTATGCCCGTACTGCGGTCAGAAGAAGACAACTCGTCACGAGTTAAAAGTTCACATGAATTATCACACCCGCGAAAAACAATTCACTTGCCACGTGTGTGCGCAAGTTTTCTCAAATATCG GTAACATGAGTCGGCACATCAAAATCGTCCACTGTGGAATCAAAGCGTATCCGTGCACTTACTGTGACCGGTCTTTCGGCAAAGCGGAGACTCTGAAGCACCACGTGATGACTCACACCGGCGAGAAACCGCACGAATGCAAGGTTTGCGGCAAGCGGTTTATTCAGCAGGTGGCACTGCAAACCCATATGAAAACACATAGGAAGCACGGCCAAATTGTACCGTCGTCTGTCCCAGTAGCAGGCCAGTCAGAGGTTTCACCCGCAACTCAG